A genomic stretch from Setaria viridis chromosome 1, Setaria_viridis_v4.0, whole genome shotgun sequence includes:
- the LOC117865425 gene encoding uncharacterized protein has protein sequence MEDPRRRSAGSTAAGRRLRGLLALAGDYLKYLFMKRRRLMHRVARRTLALVHRHHGGGRRKSSQCPWPARALMEREFSCADSPSPAFLAAKRLLLRSRLRGGGAAAAAAGAVSSCFGSFRTPCGSTDTAAAPSELTETAVEEDHQLELEDEEEEDDEVMVAGDVWVQCGGELFDVDDRAEEFINMFYEQLRAQSFAAAVFQRSP, from the coding sequence ATGGAGGACCCTCGCCGGCGCTCCGCcggctccacggcggcgggcaggcggcTGCGCGGTCTCCTCGCCCTGGCCGGCGACTACCtcaagtacctcttcatgaagCGGCGCCGGCTCATGCACAGGGTGGCGCGCAGGACGCTGGCGCTCGtccaccgccaccacggcggcgggcggcgcaagAGCAGCCAGTGCCCGTGGCCGGCTCGCGCGCTGATGGAGCGCGAGTTCTCGTGCGCCGACAGCCCCAGCCCCGCGTTCCTCGCTGCCAAGAGGCTGCTGCTCCGGTCCCGGctgagaggcggcggcgcggcggccgcggccgccggcgccgtgtcCTCCTGCTTCGGCTCGTTCCGAACGCCGTGCGGTTCGAccgacacggcggcggcgccatcggaGCTGACAGAGACCGCGGTGGAGGAGGATCATCAGTTGGAgctggaggacgaggaggaggaagatgatgaggtGATGGTGGCCGGGGACGTGTGGGTGCAGTGCGGCGGCGAGCTTTTTGACGTGGACGACAGGGCAGAGGAGTTCATCAACATGTTCTACGAGCAGCTCAGGGCGCAGAGCTTCGCCGCCGCGGTTTTCCAGCGCTCGCCGTGA